From a single Saccharomyces kudriavzevii IFO 1802 strain IFO1802 genome assembly, chromosome: 15 genomic region:
- the VTS1 gene encoding Vts1p (similar to Saccharomyces cerevisiae VTS1 (YOR359W); ancestral locus Anc_7.27), whose protein sequence is MKHPYEEFPTGSKSPYNMSRGAHPGAVLLSPQSSAINNNSNSNNSNNSVSNNGSNNQCNSSVATNVLSPQTHSMSLNDMLDQQSFMLETTRTRPQPLQQQQQQQAPLPSLNIQTVSSTAAGSAIVSPMMQSPKTLQSTLSSTSMYLDSFQRSSNNILGIPSQSGSMPLPQSRQPQQHSQPLPQKNDSNIGVNFSQDINQLCSWISMLTSSQQNTVMDNILSILNDDVLKYTKLKLDTLTNTSFISPPLPAIASPIPNRDDTQILNIDSVFSSSPITNDSENADNLLYQNWSPQPHSIPIIQPIYDSINDPSQRSKSAEPHVTSSPNLIPVQKQYNNGISTKYKKLPSDNSNYLSHSLSTSHSFFQTKKRSNMGNEYNSHHHHSLHHPLHNTTSYFSNTPRSSGTELSKSNQNMFNNANSHPNTSAAATSVTSASTSSNGNTPLSSNSSMNPKSLTDPKLLKNVPMWLKSLRLHKYSDALSETPWIELVYLDDETLEKKGVLALGARRKLLKAFSIVIDYKERDLIDRSAY, encoded by the coding sequence ATGAAACATCCGTATGAGGAATTTCCTACGGGATCCAAGTCGCCATACAACATGTCTAGAGGGGCTCATCCTGGTGCTGTTTTGCTTTCGCCACAATCATCAGCCataaacaacaacagcaacagcaacaacagcaacaattCCGTCAGCAACAATGGTAGCAATAACCAGTGCAATTCATCTGTAGCCACAAATGTTCTGTCTCCCCAAACCCACAGTATGTCGCTGAATGACATGCTCGATCAGCAATCCTTCATGCTAGAGACAACGAGGACTAGGCCTCAGCCGCTccagcaacaacagcaacagcaggCACCATTGCCTTCCCTTAATATTCAAACAGTATCGTCCACGGCAGCTGGTTCTGCTATCGTTTCACCCATGATGCAATCTCCGAAGACACTGCAATCTACTTTATCTTCAACCTCGATGTACTTGGATTCCTTTCAAAGGTCTTCAAATAATATTCTAGGTATTCCATCACAAAGTGGCTCAATGCCCTTACCACAGTCACGTCAACCGCAACAACACTCCCAACCTCTaccccaaaaaaatgattcgAACATAGGTGTGAACTTCAGTCAAGACATCAATCAATTGTGCTCCTGGATATCGATGCTGACTAGCAGCCAACAAAATACTGTAATGGATAATATACTCTCCATTTTGAACGATGACGTTTTGAAATATACTAAATTGAAATTGGACACTCTGACAAACACCTCTTTTATCTCGCCTCCTCTTCCTGCAATAGCATCCCCAATACCTAACAGGGATGACAcccaaattttgaatatcgATTCCGTCTTTTCGTCTAGTCCTATCACCAACGACTCTGAGAATGCCGATAATTTGCTGTATCAGAATTGGTCCCCTCAACCACATTCAATACCAATCATCCAACCCATCTATGATAGCATCAATGACCcaagtcaaagatccaaaTCAGCAGAGCCTCATGTTACCTCAAGTCCAAATCTCATTCCCGTTCAGAAACAATATAACAACGGCATTAGTACCAAATACAAAAAGTTGCCATCAGATAACTCCAACTATCTCTCCCACTCTCTTTCAACTTcccattctttttttcaaacaaagaaaagatcaaacATGGGGAACGAATATAACTCTCACCACCATCATTCATTGCATCATCCTCTGCATAATACAACCTCatatttttccaatacTCCAAGATCATCAGGAACCGAATTGAGTAAGTCCAACCAAAATATGTTCAACAATGCCAATAGTCATCCCAATACTAGTGCTGCTGCCACGAGCGTCACATCGGCATCCACATCATCCAACGGAAATACGCCTCTGTCGAGTAATTCTTCGATGAATCCAAAAAGTTTGACGGACCCAAAGCTATTAAAGAATGTACCCATGTGGTTGAAATCGTTAAGACTGCATAAGTATTCAGATGCCTTAAGCGAGACCCCATGGATCGAACTGGTTTATCTAGACGACGAAActttagagaaaaaaggtGTTCTGGCATTGGGCGCTAGGAGAAAACTTTTGAAGGCCTTTAGTATTGTAATCGATTACAAGGAACGTGATTTAATTGATAGATCTGCTTATTAA
- the PDE2 gene encoding 3',5'-cyclic-nucleotide phosphodiesterase PDE2 (similar to Saccharomyces cerevisiae PDE2 (YOR360C); ancestral locus Anc_7.26), translating into MSTLFLIGMHGTEKSQTIVHNEHFFDRVIELQDLDSLMVTLYRDRVSPFPNPYNFETGVSLVLYDPSRFQLSVRQLDVLFKRFFPSFNISAVDHTHEENLQRLNCVERENSVCRNRITRINHWMYHHNDDTPDGIAKKHFSTINQNSAPTQACQANIYTLLLHLNDSKAQHLQKASVPRLIRNIEFMSFLSEPIGKLSQDGSHYWNILSTWDFCALSLSTQELIWCGFTLIKKLSRDSNVLIADNKLLLLLFTLESSYHQVNKFHNFRHAIDVMQATWRLCTYLIKDNPVQTLLLCMAAIGHDVGHPGTNNQLLCNCESEVAQNFKNVSILENFHRELFQQLLTEHWPQLLAISKKQFDFISEAILATDMALHSQYEDRLMHEKPMKQITLISLIIKAADISNVTRPLSISARWAYLITLEFNDCALLESFHKDHRPDQDCYADSYKNIDSAEEDLDYIQSILTNVTNPDDIIKDHPYIPNGQIFFINTFAEVFFNALSQKFSKLKFLSDNVEINKEYWMKHKKPN; encoded by the coding sequence ATGTCTACCCTTTTTTTAATAGGAATGCACGGGACTGAAAAGTCCCAAACAATTGTACATAATGAACACTTTTTTGATAGAGTAATTGAGCTTCAAGACTTAGATTCCCTAATGGTTACTTTGTATAGGGACAGAGTCTCACCCTTTCCTAACCCCTATAACTTTGAAACTGGCGTGTCTCTAGTTCTGTATGACCCTTCAAGGTTTCAACTATCTGTGCGGCAGTTGGATGTTTTGTTCAAACGATTTTTCCCATCTTTTAATATTTCTGCAGTAGACCACACACATGAGGAAAATTTACAACGTCTCAACTGTGTTGAACGCGAAAATAGCGTCTGTCGTAACAGAATAACCAGGATCAACCACTGGATGTATCACCATAATGATGACACCCCAGACGGTATCGCCAAGAAACATTTTAGCACCATTAATCAAAATTCCGCCCCAACTCAAGCATGCCAAGCAAATATTTACACTTTATTATTGCATTTAAATGATTCCAAGGCACAGCATTTACAAAAGGCATCTGTGCCAAGGTTGATTCGCAACATCGAGTTCATGTCTTTCTTATCAGAGCCGATAGGAAAACTTTCTCAAGATGGGTCACACTATTGGAACATTTTATCAACTTGGGACTTCTGTGCCTTATCGTTGAGCACTCAAGAATTGATTTGGTGCGGGTTCACGCTTATCAAAAAGTTATCTAGGGATTCAAACGTACTCATTGCAGATAATAAATTActgctattattatttactTTGGAGTCATCTTATCATCAAGTCAACAAATTCCACAATTTTAGGCATGCCATTGACGTCATGCAAGCCACATGGCGATTATGTACATATCTTATTAAGGATAATCCTGTGCAAACACTGCTGTTGTGTATGGCTGCCATAGGTCATGATGTCGGTCATCCTGGGACtaataatcaactattgTGCAACTGTGAATCAGAAGTTGCacagaatttcaaaaatgtctCTATCTTGGAGAATTTTCATAGGGAATTATTTCAACAATTACTAACAGAGCATTGGCCTCAATTGTTGGCTATTTCGAAGAAACAATTCGATTTCATTTCTGAGGCCATTTTAGCTACTGATATGGCATTGCATTCTCAATATGAGGATAGATTAATGCACGAAAAGCCAATGAAACAGATCACTTTGATATCCTTAATTATCAAAGCGGCTGACATTTCCAATGTGACAAGACCTTTGTCAATATCAGCGCGTTGGGCATACCTGATCACTCTGGAGTTCAATGATTGTGCCCTCTTAGAATCATTTCATAAAGATCACCGTCCAGACCAAGACTGCTATGCTGATTCGTATAAGAATATCGATTCTGCAGAAGAAGATCTGGACTATATTCAAAGTATATTGACGAACGTGACCAATCCCGATGACATTATCAAAGATCATCCGTACATTCCAAATGGtcagatatttttcatcaatacGTTCGCTGaggtatttttcaatgcattaagtcaaaaattttcaaaattgaaatttttaagTGATAATGTTGAAATCAATAAAGAATATTGGATGAAACacaagaaaccaaattaG
- the PRT1 gene encoding translation initiation factor eIF3 core subunit b (similar to Saccharomyces cerevisiae PRT1 (YOR361C); ancestral locus Anc_7.22) codes for MSEMATETLENIRLEDIPVDDIDFSDLEEQYKVAEEFSFDQYIVVNGAPVIPSAKVPILKKALTSLFSKAGKVVNMDFPVDEATGKTKGFLFVECKSVNDAKKIIKSFHGKRLDLKHRLFLYTMKDVERYNSDDFETEFREPNMPTFVPSSSLKSWLMDDKVRDQFVLQDDVKTSVFWNSIFNEEDSLVECRENWSTNYVRFSPKGTYLFSYHQQGVTAWGGPNFDRLRRFYHPDVRNSSVSPNERYLVTFSTEGIVVEDDNEFSPFTKKNEGHQLCIWDIASGLLLATFPVIKSPYLKWPLVRWSYNDKYCARMVGDSLIVHDAAKNFMPLEAKALKPSGIRDFSFAPEGVKLQPFRNGDEPSVLLAYWTPETNNSACTAAVVEVTRGRVLKTVNLVQVSNVTLHWQNQAEFLCFNVERHTKSGKTQFSNLQICRLTERDIPVEKVELKDSVFEFAWEPHGNRFVTISVHEVADMNYAIPANTIRFYAPESKEKTAKNVIKRWTLVKEIPKTFANTISWSPAGRFVVVGALVGPNMRRSDLQFFDLDYPGEKNINDNNDVSASLKDIAHPTYSAATNITWDPSGRYVTAWSSSLKHKVEHGYKIFNIAGNLIKEDVIGGFKNFAWRPRPASILPNAERKKVRKNLKEWSAQFEEQDAMEADTAMRDLILHQRELLKQWTQYREKIGEEMEKSLNFKIFDVQPEDASDDFTTVEEIIEEVLEETKEKVE; via the coding sequence ATGAGTGAAATGGCTACCGAAACTCTCGAAAATATCAGACTAGAGGATATCCCTGTCGATGACATCGATTTTTCCGATCTAGAGGAACAGTACAAAGTTGCGGAAGAATTCAGTTTCGATCAATATATCGTGGTTAATGGTGCCCCAGTAATCCCATCTGCTAAAGTTcccattttgaagaaagctttaacttctttattttccaaagctGGTAAAGTTGTTAATATGGACTTTCCAGTCGATGAAGCTACCGGTAAAACTAAgggttttcttttcgtgGAATGTAAATCTGTTAACGACGCTAAGAAAATCATCAAGAGTTTCCATGGTAAAAGATTAGATTTGAAACATCGTTTGTTTCTCTACACTATGAAAGACGTTGAAAGATACAACTCTGACGACTTCGAAACTGAGTTCAGAGAGCCTAATATGCCAACTTTCGTTCCATCCAGTTCTTTGAAGTCCTGGTTAATGGATGATAAGGTGAGAGATCAATTTGTATTGCAAGATGACGTGAAAACTAGTGTTTTCTGGAACTCCAtattcaatgaagaagattcttTGGTGGAATGTAGAGAAAACTGGTCTACCAACTACGTTAGATTCTCTCCAAAGGGTACCTACTTGTTCTCTTACCATCAACAGGGTGTCACTGCGTGGGGTGGGCCAAACTTTGACCGCTTGAGAAGGTTCTATCATCCAGACGTAAGAAATTCCTCCGTTTCTCCAAATGAAAGATACTTGGTTACCTTCTCCACCGAGGGAATTGTTGTAGAAGATGATAACGAATTTTCTCCATTTaccaagaagaatgaaggtCATCAATTATGCATCTGGGACATTGCTTCCGGTTTGTTGTTGGCAACCTTCCCAGTCATCAAGAGTCCATACTTGAAATGGCCTTTAGTCAGATGGTCCTACAACGATAAATACTGTGCTCGTATGGTGGGAGATAGCTTGATCGTCCACGACGCCGCCAAAAACTTCATGCCGCTAGAGGCGAAAGCTTTGAAACCTTCCGGTATCAGGGATTTCTCATTTGCTCCAGAAGGTGTTAAATTACAGCCATTCAGAAACGGTGACGAGCCTTCTGTTCTATTGGCTTACTGGACTCCTGAAACTAATAATTCCGCTTGTACTGCCGCCGTTGTTGAAGTTACTCGCGGTAGAGTCTTAAAAACTGTCAACTTGGTTCAAGTCTCTAATGTTACTTTACATTGGCAAAACCAAGCCGAATTCCTTTGCTTCAATGTCGAACGTCATACTAAATCTGGTAAGACGCAATTCAGTAACTTACAAATTTGTAGATTGACTGAAAGAGATATTCcagttgaaaaagttgaattgaaagatagtgtctttgaatttgcCTGGGAACCTCACGGAAATAGATTCGTAACAATTTCGGTACATGAAGTTGCTGATATGAACTATGCCATCCCAGCAAACACGATTCGCTTCTACGCCCCagaaagtaaagaaaagacagCAAAAAATGTCATCAAAAGGTGGACTTTGGTCAAGGAAATCCCAAAAACATTCGCAAACACCATTTCTTGGTCACCAGCCGGCAGATTTGTTGTTGTCGGTGCCCTAGTGGGACCAAACATGCGCAGGTCAGACTTACAGTTTTTCGACTTAGACTACCCAGGCGAAAAGAATATTAACGACAATAATGACGTTTCAGCATCTCTGAAGGATATAGCTCACCCAACTTACTCTGCGGCTACTAATATCACTTGGGATCCATCTGGAAGATACGTTACCGCATGGTCCAGTTCTTTGAAGCACAAAGTGGAACATGGttacaaaatattcaacATTGCCGGTAACTTGATCAAAGAAGATGTCATCGGTGGATTCAAGAACTTTGCCTGGAGACCAAGACCGGCCTCGATCTTGCCCAACGctgaaaggaaaaaggtTAGGAAGAACTTAAAGGAATGGTCTGCCCAATTCGAAGAACAAGATGCCATGGAAGCTGACACTGCTATGAGAGACTTAATCTTACATCAACGTGAATTATTGAAACAGTGGACCCAGtatagagaaaaaattggcgaagaaatggaaaaatctttgaatttcaaaattttcgaCGTTCAACCAGAAGATGCCAGCGATGATTTTACTACCGTTGAAGAGATAATTGAAGAAGTCCTGGAAGAAACTAAGGAAAAAGTTGAGTAG
- the PRE10 gene encoding proteasome core particle subunit alpha 7 (similar to Saccharomyces cerevisiae PRE10 (YOR362C); ancestral locus Anc_7.20), which yields MTSIGTGYDLSNSVFSPDGRNFQVEYAVKAVENGTTSIGIKCNDGVVFAVEKLITSKLLVPQKNVKIQVVDRHIGCVYSGLIPDGRHLVNRGREEAASFKKMYKTPIPVPAFADRLGQYVQAHTLYNSVRPFGVSTIFGGVDKDGAHLYMLEPSGSYWGYKGAATGKGRQSAKAELEKLVDQHTDGLTAKEAVKQAARIIYLAHEDNKEKDFELEMSWCSLSETNGLHKFVKGNLLQEAIDFAQKEINGDDDDDEDDSDSAMSSDDENAPVATNANATTDQEGDIHLE from the coding sequence ATGACCTCAATTGGTACCGGTTACGATCTTTCCAATAGTGTTTTCTCCCCCGATGGTAGAAACTTTCAAGTGGAGTATGCCGTAAAAGCCGTCGAGAACGGCACCACGTCTATTGGTATCAAGTGCAACGATGGTGTGGTATTTGCTGTGGAAAAGCTTATCACTTCCAAACTGCTAGTTCCACAGAAAAATGTTAAGATTCAAGTCGTAGACCGTCATATCGGTTGCGTTTATTCAGGCTTGATCCCTGATGGCAGACATCTGGTCAATCGTGGCCGTGAAGAAGCCGCCAGCTTCAAAAAGATGTACAAGACGCCCATTCCCGTTCCTGCGTTTGCCGATCGTCTGGGACAGTACGTGCAGGCGCACACTTTGTACAATAGTGTTAGACCATTCGGAGTAAGTACCATCTTTGGGGGGGTAGATAAAGATGGTGCCCACCTTTACATGTTGGAGCCAAGCGGCTCATATTGGGGGTACAAGGGTGCCGCCACTGGGAAAGGTAGGCAATCCGCAAAGGCTGAATTGGAGAAACTAGTCGACCAACACACGGACGGTCTTACAGCGAAAGAGGCTGTCAAGCAAGCTGCAAGGATTATCTACTTGGCACACgaagataataaagaaaaagacttTGAGTTGGAGATGAGCTGGTGCTCACTGTCGGAAACAAATGGTCTCCACAAGTTTGTTAAGGGCAATCTGCTACAGGAGGCCATCGATTTCGCCCAAAAGGAGATTAACggtgatgacgatgacgatgaagatgatagCGATAGTGCTATGTCCAGTGACGATGAAAACGCTCCAGTGGCTACGAACGCAAATGCTACTACCGACCAAGAGGGTGACATTCACTTAGAATAG
- the SKDI15G4990 gene encoding MFS transporter translates to MVYTSIYRDTVVVDLLEYFDLISRTETLQSAHVCEIDEPGYTDKKSNKAECDMEACPESYVSEHSQIKKNDPFLVNWNGPSDPGNPHNWSLQKKSLVVFQIMLLTFVTYMGSSIYTPGQEYIQEEFHVGHVVTTLNLSLYVLGYGLGPIIFSPLSEIARYGRLNLYMITLSLFMIFQVGCATVHSIGGLTVMRFISGILCSPSLATGGGTVTDIISPEMVPLVLGIWSAGVFSAPVFAPLLGAAMVDAKNWRFIFWLLMWLSAATFILLAFFFPETQHHNILYRRALKLRKETGDERYYTEQHRLDRQIDAKTFLVNTLYRPFKMIIKEPALLAFDLYISVVYGCFYLFFEAFPIVFVGIYQFTLVEMGLAYMGFCVGCFLAYGLFGVLNKKIIVPRFRNGTLTPEVFLIMAMCVSWSLPLSLFLFGWTAQVHWILPIISEIFFVIAAFNIFQATFAYLATCYPKHVASVFAGNSFCRSLFACAFPLFGRGMYNNLAIKNYPVAWGSSLVGFFTLILAAIPFVLYKWGPSLRARSSYAH, encoded by the coding sequence ATGGTTTACACCTCGATTTATAGGGATACTGTTGTCGTCGACCTcttagaatattttgacTTAATTTCCCGCACAGAAACCCTGCAAAGTGCTCATGTGTGTGAAATCGATGAGCCTGGATATACTGACAAAAAGAGCAATAAAGCCGAGTGTGATATGGAGGCTTGTCCAGAATCATATGTATCTGAGCACTCCcaaataaagaagaatgaCCCTTTCTTAGTCAATTGGAATGGACCGTCTGACCCTGGGAACCCACATAACTGGTCACTCCAGAAAAAGTCACTCGTTGTATTCCAGATCATGCTACTTACTTTCGTCACTTACATGGGGTCCTCCATCTATACACCTGGCCAAgaatatattcaagaagaattcCACGTAGGTCACGTGGTGACGACTCTAAATCTTTCTCTATACGTCCTTGGTTATGGGTTGGGCCCCATAATATTTTCACCACTATCGGAAATTGCCCGTTATGGTCGTCTCAATCTTTATATGATAACTTTGTCTCTTTTTATGATTTTCCAAGTTGGTTGTGCCACTGTGCATAGCATTGGTGGTTTAACTGTGATGCGTTTTATCAGCGGTATACTGTGCAGTCCGTCTTTGGCTACTGGTGGCGGTACAGTGACAGATATCATTTCGCCAGAAATGGTTCCATTGGTTTTGGGGATATGGTCAGCGGGTGTATTTTCTGCACCGGTCTTTGCCCCCCTGTTAGGCGCCGCTATGGTGGATGCCAAAAATTGGAGATTTATCTTTTGGCTATTGATGTGGTTGAGTGCTGCTACTTTCATCCTGTTggcatttttcttccctgAGACACAACACCATAACATTCTGTACCGCCGTGCTCTGAAATTGAGGAAGGAAACTGGCGATGAAAGATACTACACCGAACAGCATAGATTAGATAGACAGATTGATGCAAAGACTTTTTTGGTTAATACACTATACAGACCATTTAAGATGATCATTAAGGAACCCGCTTTGTTAGCTTTTGATCTCTATATCTCTGTCGTGTATGGTTGTTTCTATTTGTTCTTTGAAGCTTTTCCCATTGTGTTTGTCGGAATCTACCAATTTACTCTAGTTGAGATGGGCCTGGCATATATGGGGTTTTGCGTTGGTTGCTTCTTAGCTTACGGCCTATTTGGTgtcttgaataaaaaaattattgtGCCACGTTTCAGAAATGGTACTTTAACACCAGAGGTTTTCTTGATTATGGCGATGTGCGTGTCCTGGAGTTTGCCTTTGTCTCTATTCTTATTTGGTTGGACAGCTCAAGTACATTGGATTTTACCGATCatttcagaaattttttttgtcatAGCCGCcttcaatatttttcaagccACATTTGCATATTTGGCCACTTGTTATCCGAAACACGTTGCGTCTGTGTTTGCTGGTAACAGTTTCTGTCGTTCTTTATTTGCGTGCGCTTTTCCATTGTTTGGTCGGGGAATGTATAACAACTTAGCTATCAAGAATTATCCGGTGGCGTGGGGCTCGTCCTTGGTGGGTTTTTTCACTCTGATTCTAGCTGCCATCCCATTTGTACTTTATAAGTGGGGACCGTCATTGCGCGCTAGATCTTCTTACGCACATTAA